A section of the Citrus sinensis cultivar Valencia sweet orange chromosome 8, DVS_A1.0, whole genome shotgun sequence genome encodes:
- the LOC102616826 gene encoding AT-hook motif nuclear-localized protein 14: MEPNDTQQLQQLNSYFHHPTAATTSGAAATTGPSPTNGLLPSQHQHHNNNNNNDGGGGGGGMVYPHSVASSAMTSTLEPAKKKRGRPRKYGTPEQALAAKKTAAYSNSKGKREQRELHQQQQQLLGSGGSGYSYSGAPGKSQLGGIGNLGQGFTPHVISVAAGEDVGQKIMLFMQQSRREICILSASGSISNASLRQPATSGGNITYEGRFEIVSLSGSYVRTDLGGRTGGLSVCLSSTDGQIIGGGVGGPLKAAGPVQVIVGTFQVESMKDVSAGLKGDSSGSKLASPVAGASVSSVGFRSPIESYGRNPVRGNDDFQTIGGTHFMIQPYGNHVSPTQAADWRGSLDTRSSAGYDMTGRTGRGGNQSPENGDYDQIAD; this comes from the exons ATGGAACCAAATGATACGCAGCAACTACAACAACTCAACTCTTACTTCCATCACCCCACGGCCGCCACCACCTCCGGCGCCGCCGCAACCACCGGTCCCTCGCCAACCAATGGCCTGTTGCCATCTCAGCACCAGCaccacaacaacaacaacaataacgaCGGGGGCGGCGGTGGCGGGGGGATGGTTTACCCGCACTCGGTGGCGTCCTCCGCTATGACGTCGACGCTGGAGCCGGCGAAGAAGAAGCGTGGCAGGCCCAGAAAGTACGGGACGCCTGAACAGGCCTTGGCCGCCAAGAAAACGGCGGCGTATTCGAATTCTAAGGGGAAGAGAGAGCAGCGAGAGCTCcatcagcagcagcagcagctacTGGGTTCTGGCGGTTCCGGCTATTCGTACTCCGGGGCTCCGGGGAAGTCTCAGCTTGGTGGTATTG GCAATTTAGGACAAGGTTTTACTCCTCATGTAATTAGTGTAGCTGCTGGTGAG GATGTTGGGCAGAAGATTATGCTGTTCATGCAACAAAGTAGGCGTGAGATATGTATTCTGTCTGCATCTGGTTCAATCTCTAATGCATCTCTCCGGCAGCCAGCAACATCGGGAGGCAATATTACATATGAg GGTCGGTTTGAGATTGTTTCGCTGTCTGGATCTTATGTACGCACTGACCTTGGAGGAAGGACTGGTGGGCTCAGTGTATGTCTATCTAGTACAGATGGCCAGATCATTGGAGGAGGGGTTGGTGGACCCCTAAAAGCTGCTGGCCCAGTTCAG GTTATTGTTGGTACCTTTCAGGTTGAGTCCATGAAGGATGTTAGTGCTGGTTTAAAAGGCGATTCTTCTGGCAGCAAGTTAGCATCACCAGTTGCAGGGGCATCAGTATCAAGTGTTGGCTTCCGCTCACCAATCGAATCTTACGGGAGAAATCCTGTCAGGGGAAACGATGATTTTCAAACTATTGGAGGGACTCATTTCATGATTCAACCATATGGTAATCACGTATCACCTACGCAAGCCGCAGACTGGAGGGGTAGCCTAGATACCAGAAGCTCTGCCGGTTATGACATGACAG GAAGAACAGGTCGCGGAGGGAATCAATCTCCAGAAAACGGAGACTATGACCAAATTGCAGACTAG
- the LOC127899396 gene encoding uncharacterized protein LOC127899396 codes for MVMAIHPQEKNVVGVQMMKQGGVDENKEVAVQLQVGEGDFSLLGPRNYGHSTRHYDKPLSCFGCGIGWFLFLLGFAFPPIWYCATVLYLGKYYLKDPRERSGLAASAIAALICSVAVLISLLAVFL; via the exons ATGGTGATGGCAATCCACccacaagaaaaaaatgttgtaGGAGTTCAAATGATGAAGCAAG GCGGAGTTGATGAGAACAAGGAGGTGGCAGTGCAACTTCAGGTTGGTGAAGGTGATTTCTCACTGTTAGGACCCAGAAACTACGGACACTCAACCCGACACTATGACAAGCCTCTGTCTTGCTTTGGCTGTGGCATTGGATGGTTCTT ATTTTTGTTGGGGTTTGCATTTCCTCCGATATGGTACTGTGCTACGGTTCTTTACCTTGGGAAATATTATCTCAAAGACCCCAGAGAAAGATCTGGCCTTGCAGCATCAGCAATTGCA GCTTTGATTTGCTCGGTTGCAGTATTGATTTCACTTCTTGCTGTGTTCTTGTAG